From Granulicella sp. WH15, the proteins below share one genomic window:
- the prfB gene encoding peptide chain release factor 2 (programmed frameshift) yields MLSDLEYAYSPVRDKVRDLREYLDSPRLRRELASIEEKIADPAVWADASRSQPLMRERKRLETLLADDTELLRRSEDIEAYFELAREGEPTLADLEREIPALVEYADQLESKTMLSGETDMLNAIVTVHPGAGGTESQDWAEMLMRMYIRWGERQHFKVEINEIQDGDEAGIKSATFTISGEFAFGLLSGETGVHRLVRISPFDSAKRRHTSFASVFVSPEIDDTIVIDIKVEDLRIDTYRSGGKGGQHVNTTDSAVRITHLPTGLVTGCQNERSQHKNKERAMKMMRSKLYEYELDKKKAATRKIEDSKLEIGFGSQIRSYVLQPYRMAKDLRTRVEVGDVDKVLDGDLEPFIRGYLRMRREGNLPATVDDSEDL; encoded by the exons ATGTTGAGTGATCTTGAATACGCCTACTCCCCGGTCCGCGACAAAGTGCGCGATCTGCGGGAGTATCTT GACTCGCCTCGCCTGCGTCGTGAACTAGCCTCCATCGAAGAGAAGATCGCCGACCCTGCCGTCTGGGCCGATGCCTCGCGCTCACAGCCGCTGATGCGTGAGCGTAAGCGGTTGGAGACGCTGCTTGCGGACGACACCGAGCTGCTCCGCCGTTCCGAGGACATTGAAGCTTACTTTGAGCTTGCGCGCGAGGGTGAGCCTACGCTCGCCGATCTCGAGCGCGAGATCCCCGCGCTGGTCGAGTACGCCGATCAGCTTGAGTCGAAGACGATGCTCTCGGGCGAGACCGATATGCTCAACGCCATCGTCACGGTGCACCCCGGCGCGGGCGGCACCGAGAGCCAGGACTGGGCCGAGATGCTGATGCGGATGTACATCCGCTGGGGCGAGCGCCAGCACTTCAAGGTGGAGATCAACGAAATTCAGGATGGTGACGAGGCAGGTATCAAGTCCGCTACGTTCACCATCAGCGGCGAGTTCGCCTTCGGCCTGCTCTCGGGCGAGACCGGCGTGCATCGCCTGGTGCGCATCTCGCCTTTTGACTCGGCCAAGCGTCGCCACACCAGCTTCGCCAGCGTCTTCGTCTCCCCTGAGATCGACGACACCATCGTCATCGACATCAAGGTGGAAGACCTCCGCATCGACACTTATCGCTCCGGCGGCAAGGGCGGCCAGCACGTCAACACGACGGACTCGGCGGTTCGCATCACTCACCTGCCGACGGGCCTCGTGACCGGCTGCCAGAACGAACGCTCGCAGCATAAGAACAAGGAACGCGCCATGAAGATGATGCGCTCCAAGCTGTATGAGTACGAGCTGGATAAAAAGAAAGCGGCGACGCGCAAGATCGAGGACTCGAAGCTGGAGATTGGCTTCGGCTCGCAGATTCGCAGCTACGTCTTGCAGCCGTACCGGATGGCCAAGGACCTGCGCACGCGCGTTGAAGTCGGCGACGTGGACAAGGTGCTCGACGGCGACCTGGAGCCGTTTATCCGCGGCTACCTGCGGATGCGCCGCGAAGGAAATCTACCGGCGACGGTCGACGACTCAGAAGACTTGTAA
- a CDS encoding DinB family protein: protein MAQVESSNPVVVQLLALLRGGQAHADFDSAVKGFPEELRGTVVPNLPYSAWQLLEHLRITQRDILNFSAPPTGGYHSMEWPDDYWPKSPEPPSAQSWQHTVDAIRHDREKFEALLLKPNIDLYKPFLWGDGQNLLREALLVADHNAYHLGELVMLRRLLGAWHK from the coding sequence ATGGCTCAGGTTGAAAGCTCGAATCCCGTCGTCGTTCAACTGCTGGCGCTGCTTCGCGGCGGCCAGGCCCACGCGGACTTCGACTCCGCTGTAAAAGGCTTTCCCGAAGAGCTGCGCGGGACCGTGGTGCCGAACCTGCCTTACTCGGCGTGGCAGTTGCTGGAGCACCTGCGCATTACCCAGCGCGACATCCTCAACTTCTCGGCCCCGCCCACCGGCGGATACCATTCGATGGAGTGGCCGGACGACTACTGGCCTAAGTCGCCCGAGCCGCCGAGCGCTCAGTCGTGGCAGCACACGGTCGATGCCATCCGGCACGACCGCGAGAAGTTTGAGGCGCTTCTGCTCAAGCCGAACATCGATCTGTACAAGCCGTTCCTCTGGGGCGATGGTCAGAACCTGCTGCGCGAGGCGCTGCTGGTCGCCGATCACAATGCGTACCATCTGGGCGAGCTGGTTATGCTGCGTCGGCTGCTCGGCGCGTGGCACAAATAG
- a CDS encoding class I SAM-dependent methyltransferase produces the protein MRKHLQSNEGLRVLDIGPTSPSNINYVTGLGHSIYMAHLVEEANRPEWSVQNAEGSASFDIDGFLTQNLNFSGRTFDVVTLWDMADYLPPAALPRVIERLHDVTDPGAQVLAFFHAKPTGPDTEFVRYHLTDNDTVEMQRFGSYAIQQTFTTRQVEKLFESFSSHRSFLAKDSLREVLVTR, from the coding sequence ATGAGGAAGCACCTGCAGTCGAACGAGGGGCTGCGCGTGCTCGACATCGGGCCTACCTCTCCCTCGAACATCAACTATGTGACCGGGCTCGGCCATAGCATCTACATGGCCCATCTGGTGGAAGAGGCCAATCGGCCGGAGTGGAGCGTTCAGAACGCGGAGGGAAGCGCCAGCTTCGATATCGACGGCTTTCTTACCCAGAATCTTAACTTCTCGGGCAGGACCTTCGATGTGGTGACGCTATGGGATATGGCGGATTATCTGCCGCCCGCGGCGCTGCCTCGTGTTATCGAGCGGCTCCACGATGTGACCGATCCCGGCGCGCAGGTGCTGGCCTTCTTCCACGCCAAGCCGACTGGGCCTGACACCGAGTTCGTGCGCTATCACCTGACGGACAACGATACGGTGGAGATGCAGCGCTTCGGCAGTTACGCCATCCAGCAGACTTTCACCACGCGTCAAGTCGAGAAGCTGTTCGAGTCTTTCAGCAGCCATCGCTCTTTTCTTGCCAAAGATTCCTTGCGAGAGGTGCTTGTTACGCGTTAG
- the lnt gene encoding apolipoprotein N-acyltransferase — MLPFPLAGPVPAWRTGIGWIALVPLFYALIQPDKTGKPLSIRRGAMLGYLCGIVWYAGNCYWIYQTMYLYGGLPKPVSVGILFLFSLYLGLYHGLFAAMFVVIRRSASGARGALLAAPFLWVTVELARGQITGFPWDLLGYTQVDNLLLTRLAPVAGVMGLSFVIAAVNAGIASLFLERARRVIALPIVAVALALILEVAGRVPALRDTGSSSPSQIAVLMQENLSVGAVGREVIPLTRSQEYEQFINGSLHPYVFKEEGGATHWSDTSGVTPNIIVWPEAPSHFESSDPYFRAQLGAMARSADAAVVAGSLGVDMSNIPARGYYLYDSASVFDRSGEYRGRYDKIHLVPWGEYVPFKEFFSFAQKLTEGVGDMDRGQDRSVFKLGDHTYGAFVCYESIFGDEVRQFAKRGAEVLVNISDDGWYGDTGAPWQHLNMARMRAIENHRWVLRSTNTGITTAIDPRGQIAVEAPRHVRAAFAFRFGFTQDQTIYTRFGDWLAYLCALITGAAVLFSFLRRMN, encoded by the coding sequence ATGCTTCCGTTTCCTCTTGCCGGACCAGTGCCTGCCTGGCGAACAGGGATAGGCTGGATTGCGCTTGTGCCCTTGTTCTACGCGCTGATTCAGCCGGATAAGACGGGGAAGCCGTTATCCATACGGCGCGGCGCGATGCTTGGATATCTCTGCGGCATTGTCTGGTATGCGGGCAACTGTTACTGGATCTACCAGACGATGTACCTCTACGGAGGGCTGCCTAAGCCTGTATCGGTGGGGATATTATTTTTATTTTCCCTCTACTTAGGGCTGTACCACGGACTCTTCGCGGCGATGTTTGTGGTCATACGCCGTTCGGCCTCGGGTGCTCGTGGTGCCTTACTTGCAGCTCCTTTTTTATGGGTGACCGTCGAGCTTGCACGCGGCCAGATTACCGGATTTCCCTGGGACCTGCTGGGGTATACGCAGGTAGATAACCTTCTGTTGACGCGTCTGGCTCCGGTTGCTGGCGTAATGGGGCTTAGCTTTGTCATCGCCGCTGTCAACGCGGGCATCGCGTCTTTATTTCTGGAGAGGGCACGAAGAGTTATCGCTCTACCGATAGTAGCTGTGGCGTTGGCACTTATTCTTGAAGTTGCGGGAAGAGTACCTGCCTTGCGTGATACGGGTAGCTCCTCGCCCAGCCAGATTGCGGTGCTGATGCAGGAGAATCTAAGCGTCGGCGCAGTGGGCAGAGAAGTAATCCCACTTACTCGTAGCCAGGAGTATGAACAGTTCATCAACGGAAGCCTTCATCCGTACGTTTTTAAAGAAGAAGGCGGAGCAACCCATTGGTCTGATACTTCGGGAGTAACTCCGAATATTATCGTATGGCCTGAGGCTCCTTCGCACTTCGAGTCCTCCGATCCTTACTTCCGCGCGCAGCTTGGTGCGATGGCTCGGAGTGCGGATGCGGCCGTGGTAGCGGGTAGTCTCGGCGTGGATATGAGTAACATTCCTGCGCGTGGTTATTACCTTTACGACTCTGCCTCAGTCTTCGATCGCAGCGGAGAATATCGCGGACGTTACGACAAGATTCACCTGGTCCCGTGGGGCGAATATGTTCCCTTCAAGGAGTTCTTCTCCTTCGCGCAGAAGCTGACCGAAGGCGTCGGCGACATGGATCGTGGACAGGACCGTTCAGTCTTCAAGCTCGGCGATCACACCTATGGTGCCTTTGTCTGTTATGAGTCTATCTTTGGCGATGAGGTGAGGCAGTTTGCAAAGCGTGGCGCCGAAGTGCTGGTGAATATCTCCGATGACGGCTGGTATGGCGACACCGGCGCGCCGTGGCAGCACCTGAACATGGCTCGAATGCGTGCCATCGAGAACCATCGCTGGGTGCTGCGTTCGACTAACACCGGCATCACCACTGCGATTGATCCACGCGGGCAGATCGCCGTCGAAGCGCCGCGTCATGTGCGTGCGGCGTTTGCCTTCCGCTTCGGCTTTACTCAGGACCAGACCATCTACACTCGTTTCGGTGACTGGCTGGCTTATCTCTGTGCCTTGATAACTGGTGCAGCGGTTCTATTTAGCTTCTTGCGCCGAATGAACTAG
- a CDS encoding thioredoxin family protein: MHLIRFTPLVLLASTLAYAIPPGSLAPEFTGTDSNGHTHSLSQYKGKFVVLEWANKGCPYEQKQYNSGNMEKLQKEWTAKGVVWLSVISSAPGQQGNVTPSEENAYLAQMHASPTAAILDPSGTIGRAYQAKTTPHMFVIDPNGKVIYQGAIDDQPTPDPAEIAHAHNYVSEALNAAIAGKPVPTPMTHSYGCSVKYAQ; the protein is encoded by the coding sequence ATGCATCTCATCCGCTTTACTCCCCTCGTTCTCCTCGCCTCTACCCTTGCCTACGCCATCCCGCCCGGCTCTCTAGCGCCGGAGTTTACCGGAACCGACTCGAACGGCCACACGCACTCGCTCTCGCAGTACAAAGGCAAGTTCGTCGTGCTCGAATGGGCCAACAAGGGCTGTCCCTACGAGCAGAAGCAGTACAACAGCGGCAACATGGAAAAGCTGCAAAAGGAGTGGACTGCGAAGGGCGTGGTCTGGCTCTCGGTTATCTCGTCGGCTCCCGGCCAGCAGGGAAATGTGACACCCTCCGAAGAGAACGCCTATCTGGCCCAGATGCACGCGTCTCCGACGGCGGCGATCCTAGACCCGAGCGGTACGATTGGCCGTGCGTATCAGGCCAAGACGACGCCTCACATGTTCGTCATCGACCCCAATGGCAAGGTCATCTACCAGGGAGCCATCGACGATCAGCCCACGCCAGACCCAGCCGAGATCGCTCACGCGCACAACTACGTTAGCGAGGCGCTAAACGCCGCCATAGCGGGCAAGCCGGTGCCGACACCGATGACGCATTCCTACGGCTGTTCGGTGAAGTACGCGCAGTAG
- a CDS encoding CoA-binding protein produces MNEPEAIREMLRDGLTIAVVGMSDDPAKASHRVSAYMQSHGYRILPVNPTIPSALGETAYKSLSELPVTPDVVDVFRLPAAIPAIVDEMIALGLKRLWVQQGIVDLESAAKAEAAGIQVVMDRCIMVEHAHRAKV; encoded by the coding sequence ATGAATGAACCCGAAGCGATCCGCGAGATGCTGCGTGACGGCCTGACCATCGCTGTCGTTGGCATGTCGGACGATCCGGCGAAGGCCAGCCACCGTGTCTCGGCCTACATGCAGAGCCACGGCTATCGTATTCTTCCGGTCAATCCGACGATCCCGTCGGCGCTGGGCGAGACGGCGTACAAGTCGCTGAGCGAGCTGCCGGTTACTCCAGATGTCGTCGATGTCTTTCGTCTACCAGCCGCGATTCCTGCGATTGTCGACGAGATGATCGCGCTCGGCCTCAAGCGGCTGTGGGTGCAGCAGGGAATCGTCGACCTGGAGTCAGCGGCAAAGGCCGAGGCAGCGGGCATCCAGGTGGTGATGGACCGCTGCATCATGGTCGAGCACGCGCATCGTGCCAAGGTCTAG
- a CDS encoding polymer-forming cytoskeletal protein: protein MKPAEGSTVIGKSVVIRGELLGSEDLFFDGTMEGKITLTECRLTIGPNAGIKADIAVRDLIVFGRVDGNIQATGRLELRQTAVVHGDVIASRLSVEDTAVIKGRIELTGSSAV, encoded by the coding sequence ATGAAGCCAGCAGAGGGTTCCACCGTTATCGGCAAGTCCGTCGTCATTCGCGGCGAGTTGTTGGGCAGCGAAGATCTCTTTTTTGACGGAACGATGGAGGGTAAGATCACGCTGACCGAGTGCCGCCTGACCATCGGGCCCAATGCCGGCATCAAAGCCGATATCGCCGTGCGGGATCTGATCGTCTTTGGACGGGTCGACGGAAATATCCAGGCCACGGGACGGCTGGAGCTGCGTCAGACTGCTGTTGTTCATGGAGATGTCATTGCCAGCCGGCTTTCGGTGGAGGATACTGCGGTCATCAAGGGACGTATTGAGCTGACTGGATCGAGCGCCGTTTGA
- a CDS encoding thioredoxin family protein, which yields MKVMRTHLSLLFAAALLLFGVSSQAQIAVVGDGGPGPVKAQHLTAEMVTLAPSISPGGTLQAGLVLTMEEKWHVYWINAGDSGQAPKVEWTLPAGITAGPMQFAPPTRLPLGPLMDFGYEDTAAFPMLLTASPDLKPGTVHLDAKVSWLVCREVCIPGKAHMGLDLKIAPNSPAGQPIGALGAAINALPKPLPASDKFTVTGGANEFVFTLLTKDDTSDVEFYPFDQDQIQNAAEQSFERIPGGFRLRVKRSPDLTKLPSEMHGLLRLNDKLAYEFTAPVVAGEVPQAAGAAQNGSASKLTAFSAIGLALLGGAILNLMPCVFPVLFLKGLALVQSSGEERSRMRAHGLVYTLGILVSFWIIVAILLILRAGGSQAGWGFQLQSPTFIAVLASFLFLFALSLAGQFDLGLSLTSAGGSLAKKEGLTGSFFTGVLATVVATPCTAPLMGAAVGFALAQPPLITFAVFTALGVGLALPYLLLTFQPSWTRLLPRPGAWMEVLKQLTSVPLFITVVGLVWVYGSLYSSSVSDSVDHIARLLFGLLILAIAGWALGRWPAKTGSAIAATLLCAVALAVPLVQPNRDPLVWQPYSQATLDQARAAGHPVFIDFTAAWCLSCQVNEKAVLRSADVERQLSAGKVTLLRADWTHEDPEITKQLAAVGRSGVPTYVLYPGKQDSKADVLPELLTKSLVLDAIERDTK from the coding sequence ATGAAAGTTATGCGTACCCACCTCTCTCTGCTCTTTGCCGCTGCTCTGCTTCTGTTTGGTGTCTCTTCCCAGGCACAGATCGCCGTGGTCGGCGATGGCGGCCCGGGTCCGGTGAAGGCCCAGCATCTTACGGCAGAGATGGTGACGCTGGCCCCGTCGATCTCGCCCGGCGGCACGTTGCAGGCTGGGCTTGTGCTGACGATGGAAGAGAAGTGGCACGTCTACTGGATCAACGCGGGCGACTCCGGCCAGGCACCCAAGGTGGAGTGGACGCTGCCTGCCGGAATCACAGCAGGGCCGATGCAGTTTGCGCCGCCCACGCGGCTGCCGTTGGGACCGCTGATGGACTTCGGCTACGAAGACACGGCGGCGTTCCCGATGCTGCTCACCGCCTCTCCCGACTTGAAGCCCGGCACGGTACACCTCGATGCCAAGGTGAGCTGGCTGGTCTGCCGCGAGGTCTGCATCCCCGGTAAGGCGCACATGGGGCTGGACCTGAAGATCGCTCCCAACAGCCCCGCCGGGCAGCCGATTGGCGCTCTTGGCGCGGCGATCAACGCGCTGCCGAAGCCCTTGCCCGCGAGCGATAAGTTCACCGTCACAGGTGGCGCGAACGAGTTCGTCTTCACGCTGCTGACCAAGGACGACACCAGCGACGTGGAGTTCTACCCCTTCGATCAGGACCAGATTCAAAACGCCGCCGAGCAGAGCTTCGAGCGTATCCCCGGCGGCTTCCGGCTGCGGGTCAAGCGGTCGCCCGATCTGACCAAGCTGCCTTCGGAGATGCATGGGCTGCTGCGCCTGAACGACAAGCTGGCGTATGAGTTCACGGCTCCGGTCGTGGCTGGCGAAGTTCCTCAAGCGGCTGGTGCGGCGCAGAACGGCTCGGCCAGCAAGCTCACTGCCTTCAGCGCCATCGGCCTCGCACTGCTGGGCGGAGCCATCCTCAACCTGATGCCGTGCGTCTTCCCGGTTCTCTTCCTCAAGGGGCTGGCCCTGGTGCAGTCCTCGGGCGAAGAGCGCAGCCGTATGCGCGCGCACGGCCTCGTCTACACGCTCGGCATCCTCGTCTCTTTCTGGATCATCGTCGCGATCCTGTTGATTCTTCGAGCGGGCGGAAGTCAGGCCGGATGGGGCTTCCAGCTCCAGTCGCCGACGTTCATCGCGGTGCTGGCCTCGTTCCTCTTCCTCTTCGCATTGTCGCTGGCGGGCCAGTTCGATCTCGGCCTCTCGCTCACCAGCGCGGGCGGCAGTCTGGCTAAGAAGGAGGGCCTCACCGGCAGCTTCTTCACCGGCGTTCTGGCTACTGTGGTTGCAACCCCTTGCACCGCTCCCCTCATGGGAGCGGCAGTAGGCTTCGCCCTGGCCCAGCCGCCGCTGATTACCTTTGCGGTCTTCACCGCCCTCGGAGTAGGGCTCGCGCTGCCGTACCTGCTGCTTACGTTCCAGCCGAGCTGGACCCGTCTGCTGCCGCGTCCAGGCGCGTGGATGGAGGTGCTCAAGCAGCTTACCTCCGTGCCGCTCTTCATCACGGTGGTCGGGCTGGTCTGGGTCTACGGCAGCCTCTATTCGAGCAGCGTCAGCGATAGCGTCGACCATATCGCCCGCCTGCTCTTCGGTTTGCTGATCTTGGCCATCGCGGGCTGGGCGCTTGGACGCTGGCCCGCCAAGACCGGCAGCGCCATTGCCGCCACGCTACTCTGTGCCGTCGCGCTGGCGGTGCCTCTGGTTCAGCCGAACCGCGATCCGCTCGTCTGGCAGCCCTACTCGCAGGCTACGCTCGACCAGGCCCGCGCCGCAGGGCATCCCGTTTTCATCGACTTCACCGCCGCCTGGTGCCTGAGCTGTCAGGTGAACGAGAAGGCCGTCCTGCGTTCGGCGGATGTCGAACGCCAGCTCTCGGCGGGCAAGGTTACCCTGCTGCGCGCGGATTGGACCCACGAGGACCCGGAGATCACCAAGCAACTGGCCGCAGTGGGCCGGAGCGGCGTACCCACCTACGTGCTCTATCCGGGCAAGCAGGACAGCAAGGCCGACGTTCTGCCCGAGCTGCTGACCAAGAGCCTCGTGCTCGACGCCATCGAACGCGATACAAAGTAG